The DNA window CTGAAAATATTGAAAATGGAAAATATCATACTTCAAAAGAACAATTTGAAAAAAAGTATGTAAGACAAGAATATGAAAAATATTTAAAATCTCAAATTAAAGTTGAAAAAAATAAAGTAGTAATTGATGTAGTAAAGAGTATCGAGTTTTCTGAAAATTTGGATAAAAGATTTAAATTAATTTTTGAAAATGGATTGATAGATCCGACAAAAGTAAATGGAAATTATGTTTTAAGAATTTCGAGTATTGATGAACTCATATTATTAAATCCTAATCCCCAGACAAAAAGATTTAGTTTTTGGATATTTCCCCAAAAAGGAATATCTGGGAGCGAAAATTCGGTTGAATATATGCTGAAAGGAAGGGCCAATCCTGACGAATATTATTTTGAACTTCAAAATGAGAATGCTGACGAAAATACAAGTTTTGAAAAGTTTATTGAAGGTGCTAAGTTAACTTATTTAGCATATGGAGGAGTTATTATATAAACTATTATTGTGATTCAGAATCTCATTACAAAAGATTTTTCACTTCATTATATTGCGTTCGAAATGACAATATTTTTAACTTTCATACAGAGTTTAAATGTTTTACTGAACCAAATACTTCAATACTTCATCAATACTTTCCAACTCAATAAATCTTTCATGTTTTAGCTGATGTTCATGCTGCTCATGTGCCCAGGTCGTATGAAATGGGATATGAGCTGCAAATCCACCAATTTCCAATACAGGTAAAATATCAGATTTTATTGAATTGCCTAACATCATAAAATTCTCAGGTTTACAGTCTAAATGCTTCAGAAGCTTTGTATAATCAGTATTTTGTTTATCACTCATGATCTCTATATGATGGAAATAATTCTCTAATCCTGATTTTTTAAGCTTACGCTCCTGATCCTGCAGATCACCTTTGGTTGCCATAACTAATCTGTATTTTCCTTTCAGATCTTCTAATGTTTCTGTGACTCCATCTAAAAGCTGAACAGGTTGTTGTAATAATTCGTGGCCAAGATCAATCGCTTTGTTTATTAATTGCATGGAAGCTGTTCCATTAGAGACCCTACAGATGGTTTCGATCATACAGAGCATAAAACCTTTTATCCCATAACCATAAAGATGCAGATTTTGCATTTCTGTTTTAAACAATTCCTGTGATACCGAATGCTGTGGAAGATAATCTTCAAGAATAACACAGAATTCCTTTTCAGCTTCCTGAAAATAGGGTTCATTCACCCAAAGGGTATCGTCTGCGTCAAATGCTATTGTTGTAATATGATTTTTCATTTTATTTTGTACATTTCTCTGTGCAAAAATCAGAATAAATTATATAAAAGCAAAGGACATTTGTCCTGAATGGAATATGTTAAGAACCAATGAAACTTTTTTGAGCTATTTAGAACAACTTTACAGTAAGCAGGAACGTAAAGAAGATATCGTGATCAGATCATTTTCAAAAGGCACAAGGATATTTGTACAAAATGAAAAATCCCCGAAAGTAATGCTTATTAATGATGGTGTTACCAAATGCTATTTTGAAGAAGAAAATGATAAAGAGTATATTATGGAGTTTCTTGGGAAAGGTGAAATTATTGGTGAAATAGAATTCATTAAAAATATTAATTGCCTGTGTACTATTGAAGCAGTGACGGAAGTATCTGTCTATGCGATTTCTGTTCCTTATTTCAGAACATTAGTTGAAAATGATATAGCATTAAATAATTTATTATTAAATGCCTTTGCTGAGCGTATCATTAATACTTCTGCCAGGGCATCTTATCAACAACTTCATACCACTGAACACAGCTTAGCGAAACTATTGGAATTACAATCCAAACAAGAAATTGAAATTTCAAAAGAAAACATGGCAGCTTATTTAGGAGTTACCATAAGAAGTTTAAATAGAGCTTTGAAAAGTTTAAATAAAAAATAAAAAAGCGGCCTGTAAAGACCGCTTTCTATTATATATTCTGTTTTATTTTCTTAGCCGACATATTTAAAAATCTTTTTACAAGGAAGACTGCAGAGATCGTTAATCCCAATCCTAAGGCGATCCACATTCCAAAAGCGCCCATTTCTAATGTGACACAAAAGAAATACCCGAGTGGGATTGTAATTACCCAATAGGCTATAAAAGTATAAATAGAAGGGATTTTAACGTCCTGTATACCTCTCAGCATTCCCAAAGCTGTTACCTGGATTCCATCTGATAACTGGAACAGAGCAGCGATGATCATTAGTTTTGAAGCTAATGTAATTACTTCGATCTCTTCTTTTTTAGTGAAGAATGTAGGAAGGATATTTCTACCCAAAATAAATACAACTCCACAAATACACATGAAGATAAAGGCAATTTTCAAGTTGTTTATTCCAACTTTTCTAAGTTCAACATAATTTTGCTCACCCATTTTTCTTCCGATCATTACAGTTGATGCAACACTAAATCCTACACAGAGGTTAAAGGTAAATGAAGCCATACTGAGAGCAATCTGGTGTGAGGCAATATCATGAGCAGAAATTAATCCACAGATAAAAGCAGCACCGGCAAAAGCAGTTACTTCAAAGAACATCTGTAAAGCGGTAGGTAATCCTAATCTTACCATTTTATCAAACATATTTTTAGAAAATACCTGGATCTTCAAGGAAAAATCTTTGATATAGCGTCTCGTTCTTTCTTCTTTTAGTAAAACGAAATATAAGAATACCACCATAAAAATTCTAGCAATTAAACTAGCCAATGCAGATCCTTTTACCCCCATTGGAGGGAATCCAAAAAGTCCCTTGATGAAAACGTAGTTCAAAACGATATTAATAACATTGGCAATAATGGTCGCTTTCGTAACTCCAATGGTGTAAGATAAGCCTTCAGAAACCTCTCTGAGGGTCTGAAATGCCATGAAAGGGATCATGCTTATCGCCATGATGCCTAAAAAGTCTACCGTATCAGGAACGATCTTAGCCGGTTGACCGGAATGATAGAGTAGAGGCAATCCTAATAATAAAATTCCCATTAAAATTATCCCCACGGTCATATTAATAACAAATCCGTGACTGAAAACAGAATTAATAGTTTTATGGTCATGTCTCGAGTGCGCCT is part of the Chryseobacterium paludis genome and encodes:
- a CDS encoding MATE family efflux transporter: MSFLNKNYTKECLTLALPVMLTQVGQVSVNLFDNIIVGKLLGADALASVSLGNAVFFSMFVLALGFSFAIPPLVSEAHSRHDHKTINSVFSHGFVINMTVGIILMGILLLGLPLLYHSGQPAKIVPDTVDFLGIMAISMIPFMAFQTLREVSEGLSYTIGVTKATIIANVINIVLNYVFIKGLFGFPPMGVKGSALASLIARIFMVVFLYFVLLKEERTRRYIKDFSLKIQVFSKNMFDKMVRLGLPTALQMFFEVTAFAGAAFICGLISAHDIASHQIALSMASFTFNLCVGFSVASTVMIGRKMGEQNYVELRKVGINNLKIAFIFMCICGVVFILGRNILPTFFTKKEEIEVITLASKLMIIAALFQLSDGIQVTALGMLRGIQDVKIPSIYTFIAYWVITIPLGYFFCVTLEMGAFGMWIALGLGLTISAVFLVKRFLNMSAKKIKQNI
- a CDS encoding HAD family hydrolase, which codes for MKNHITTIAFDADDTLWVNEPYFQEAEKEFCVILEDYLPQHSVSQELFKTEMQNLHLYGYGIKGFMLCMIETICRVSNGTASMQLINKAIDLGHELLQQPVQLLDGVTETLEDLKGKYRLVMATKGDLQDQERKLKKSGLENYFHHIEIMSDKQNTDYTKLLKHLDCKPENFMMLGNSIKSDILPVLEIGGFAAHIPFHTTWAHEQHEHQLKHERFIELESIDEVLKYLVQ
- a CDS encoding Crp/Fnr family transcriptional regulator — its product is MLRTNETFLSYLEQLYSKQERKEDIVIRSFSKGTRIFVQNEKSPKVMLINDGVTKCYFEEENDKEYIMEFLGKGEIIGEIEFIKNINCLCTIEAVTEVSVYAISVPYFRTLVENDIALNNLLLNAFAERIINTSARASYQQLHTTEHSLAKLLELQSKQEIEISKENMAAYLGVTIRSLNRALKSLNKK